Part of the Caulifigura coniformis genome, ACCCCCACCCACGACGTCCGGATCAGTCATCCGCTCGAGAGCAGGGACGTCGTCGAGAAAATCGATCTCTGGCGCCTGCGGTACCGGAGGGAGCGCTACGACCGACTCCCCGTCTTTCCGGATCGCATCGGGAAATAGCGGGTGGAGGCAGGCCGCGCGTGCCACGGCTCTATGAGCCGTGCAAACGGCGCGAACCCCTGGAATTCGCCACATCTCTGGCCCGCCGCTGCCAGGAATCATTTCCCCGGTCACACGGCTCCCTGCAGCACGTATAATGAGCCCGCATACGCAGGCCGGTTTGGCGAAAACATGGAAAGACGATGAGCGAATCTCTCAAAGGCCAGTTTCTGATCGCCGGTTACCGCTTGCGTGACGACAACTTCTTCAAGTCGGTCGTGCTGATCGTCGAGCACAACGAACAGGGAGCCATGGGAGTCATCGTCAATCGCCCCAGCGACGAGACCGTTTCGGAAACTCTCGCCGGCCACTTCGACCTCCCGGAAACCGAAGATGTGGTCTACCTCGGCGGGCCCGTCGAACCCGCCGCCCTGTTCATCGTCCACGATGGCGGCGTCGACAATCCCGATGAGCCGGAGATCGTCCCGGGAATCTACGTCGCCTCGAGCGCCGAGACGTTCGAGAGAATCGTCCGCGGCGCCGACGACGACATCCCCGTCCGCTATCGCATCTACAAGGGCTGCGCAGGCTGGGGCCCGGGACAGCTCGAAGGCGAGATGGGCCGCGGCGACTGGCTGCTCAACCCCGCCACTGAAGAGGTCGTTTTTCACGACGACCCCTACTCCGTCTGGGAAGAGCAGGTGAACGCCGTCTACGCCCGGCATCGCCTCCTCCCGCATCCCGAAGTCAGTCCCGAGTGGAACTGAGCGCTTCCGCCGCGCCGAAGCCGCGTCGTGGGAACGACGGAACACACGGAAAGTCAAAGGCCCCAGGCCAGCGTCACTCCGGAACGTCCATCTCCTCCACGGCTCCTTCCCCCAGCTGTCTTCGATCCGTGCAATCCGTCTGATCCGTGGTTCCCAGCCACCCACGGTCCAGCGACGCCCGCTCTTCCTCCGCCCCGCCCCCGCCCCTTTTCCGTTTCTTCCGCGTGTTCCGTGGTTCCTCCCCCGCGGCACGCTCGGCATCGGACGCCCCCCGGG contains:
- a CDS encoding YqgE/AlgH family protein is translated as MSESLKGQFLIAGYRLRDDNFFKSVVLIVEHNEQGAMGVIVNRPSDETVSETLAGHFDLPETEDVVYLGGPVEPAALFIVHDGGVDNPDEPEIVPGIYVASSAETFERIVRGADDDIPVRYRIYKGCAGWGPGQLEGEMGRGDWLLNPATEEVVFHDDPYSVWEEQVNAVYARHRLLPHPEVSPEWN